The Usitatibacter rugosus genome segment CGGGGGCATGTCGTAGCAGCCTTCGGCGAGCCGGCGCTCCAGATGCACGATGTCGGTGCCGTCGTCGATCTTGGGCGCGCGTTCTTCGTGCGTGAGGGCCTGCAGCTCGTGCGGCGACCAGAGCACCAGGTAGTCCTTGGCGCTCATGACGACTTCGTCCTCGGAGCCCGCCTTGTCGATTTCCCGGTGCCAGCAGTCCATTGCGCGCCTCGCTACGTGGGGGGATGAGCGTATTCCCCCATGGACCGCCGGCGAGCGCAGTCGGACGTGTCATGAAGACCCTGTAGGTACAGGCCGACAGCACTTACGCCGGCCTTCGTTGCCCGGTACAATTCGGCAACGTTTACAGGTGTCAATGCTCCATGGCGAAGCCCTTCCCGGTTCCGGTCCGCGTCTACTACGACTGCCGCAAGTGCCCCGGCTACTGCTGCACTTACTCGGACATCGAGATCACCGACTACGACATCGCGCGTCTCGGCAAGCATTTCGGCCTCTCCCCCAAGCAGGCAGAGAAGAAGTTCACCAAGCTCGACGACGCGAAGACGGCGAAGATCCTGCGCCACAAGCAGGACAAGATCTTCGATTCCGCCTGCATGTTCTTCGACCAGGACAAGCGCTGCTGCACCGTCTACGCGGTGCGCCCGGGCGTGTGCCGGAAGTACCCGGCCGCCACCCACTGCGGCTACTACGACTTCCTGCGTTTCGAGCGCAACCAGCAGGACGACAAGGACTACGTCGCCCTCACGTAGGGTCTCGATGACGCCGTCGCCCACCCCGGTCTACGCGAACGTCGCGTACTTCCGGATCCCCGAGTTCGATACCCGCACCGTCGCCCAGCAGGCTTCCGAGAAGGAAAGCCTCGAGGCGAGGCTGCGCGAAGCCACTTCGGGGCTGCCGGCGGGGGATCGCGTCGTGCTGGATGCCGACGAGGGCGCGGCGCTGGTCCTGTTCGGCGATCCGGAGCGCGCGCTCGAGGTCACGCAGGCCGTCTACCGCAAGGGCCCGGTCCATGCCGGCCTCAACTACGGTCCCCTGGCGTTGTCTTCGCGCGGCAGCGATGCCCGCGTGTTCGGCGACGGCCTGGTGGGCGCGGCCGCGGCGGCCCGCTTCGCGACGCCCGATCGCCTCCTCCTCACGCAGGACTTCGCCAAGGCCCTGGATGCCACCGCGCCCGACCGCTCCTCCGAGCTGGAGACCGCGGGTGAGTTCACTGATACGCGCGTCCGGCTGCATACGTTCTTTACGCCCAACGAGCGCAAGAAGCGGGCGGGCAAGCGCAAGGTGTTCTTCACCGCGCTGGCCGGCATCGCCGTGATCCTCTTTGCCGGCGTATTGGCGCGGGAGGCGGTGCAGCGCTTCTTCCCGCCTCCGCTCGCCACCGTGAAGCTGCTGGTGAAGCCGCGCGCCGACATCTACGTGGACGGCGTGAACAAGGGCCGCACGCCGCCGCTCACCGAAATCCAGGTGGCAGGCGGCAAGCACGTCGTGGAGCTGCGCTCGCAGGGCTTCGCGCCCCTCAAGGTGTCGATCAACGTCCAGCCGGGCGAGCAGGTCACGATCGCGTACAACTTCACGGGCGCGCCCAAGCCCAGCTTGTGGTCCGACTTCAAGCGCAAGCTGGGGGGATCGTGACGGAGCGGCCGGAGAAGTTCGGGCGCTTCCGCGTGACCTCCGAGCTGGGGCGCGGCGCCATGGGCGTGGTCTATTGCGCCGAGGACCCGTCGCTCGGTCGCACGGTGGCCATCAAGACGATCGCGCTCACCGGCAGCCCGCAGGAGCGCGACATCCACGAGGCCCGCTTCCTCCAGGAGGCGAGGGCCGCGGGCGGCATCGGCCACCCGGCGATCATCACCATCTACGACGTGGGCCGCGAGGGCGACGTGGCCTTCATCGCGATGGAGCTGCTGGAAGGCAACGAGCTCCGCGACCTGATCCGCTGGGGAACGATCGCGCCGCCGCAGGCCGTGGCGATCGCGGCCTCCGTCGCCGACGGGCTGGCCTACGCGCACGAGCGGGGCGTGGTCCACCGCGACGTGAAGCCCGGCAACATCATGGTGCTGAAGGACGGGCGCGTGAAGGTGATGGACTTCGGCATCGCGCGCCTCGGCGAGAACGCGGTGAAGACGCAGACCGGCACGCTGCTGGGGTCGCCCCAGTACATGTCGCCCGAGCAGATCGCGGGCGGCCAGGTCGACTCGCGCGCCGACATCTTCTCGCTCGGTGTGGTGCTCTACGAGATGCTCACCGGGGCAAAGCCCTTCGCGGGCGAGGACGTGACGCAGCTCCTCTTCTCGATCGCCAACATGGCCGCGAAGCCGCCGCGCCACCTTCAGCCGTCGCTGCCGCCGGTGATCGACTACATCATCGCCCGGGCGCTGAAGAAGAATCCCGACGAGCGCTACCAGACGGCCGCGGAGCTCGCGTCCGACTTGCGCTCGTGCGCGGCGGAAGTCGCCGAGGCGGAGATCACGGCGCGCGCCAAGCCGGACGACGGCACGCGGACTTCGCCCAATGCGCCGCCTGCGCCGCACGACATGCCGACGCAGTCCTCGCGGCCTCTACCCCTCTCCGAGGAGCAGGTCGCGCTGCGCCCCTCTCCGCGCTTCGATTCGGTGGAAGGCATCGCACGCCTCGCCGTGTTTCCGCTGGATGCGTCGGAAACGAAGTCGCGCGCCGGCTGGACCGTGCCGTCCGCCAAGGTGAAGCGCCGCCGCGCCCGCCAGCTCGCCCCCCTGCTGGGCATCTGGCTGGTGGCCGTCCTGGCGGCGATTGCCATCGTCCTGTTCTAGCGGAGTTCCCACACCTCAAAGCGGTCCTGTCCTACAGGACGTCAGAGGCGTCGCATCTACAGTCGTTCCAACAGCAAACGACAACCCGACTGGAGTGACGACATGAGAGCCCCTCCCCGCATCGAGCCGCGCGTGTTTGGCAAACTCCCTCCGATCCTGGACCTGGACGAGGATGGCCTGCCGATCGTGGACATGGACCTTCACGAAGGCCGTGCCTGGTCCTCCGACGAGGACGATCCTTCCGTCCAGATGGCCGACTTCCCCGCCTCCTTCGACGACTGAATGAATGGGGTCAGACTCCATTTAGCTTCCTGCTGCGTGAATGAATGGGGTCAGACTCCATTTAGCTCCCTGCCGCGAAGCTAAATGGAGTCTGACCCCATTCATTTGTCTGGGTTGAGGCGCCGGGCATTCACTTTGGTGATCTCGGCGCCGAAGAAGAAGATCTGGGAGCACCAGTAGACCCAGACGATGACCGCCACGACCGTGCCGGCGGCACCGAACGAGGAAGCGACGGCGCTCTTGCCGAGATAGAGCCCGATCACGAGCTTCCCGATCCCGAAGAGCAACGCATTGATCGCGGCGCCGAGCCAGACGTCGCGCCAGGCGATCGGCTGCGAAGGCAGCAGCTTGTAGACCGCCGCGAAGCCGAGCGTGGTCACGCCGAAAGAGACCAGCGTCTCGACCGCGTGCATCACCGCTTCCGACCAAGCGGCATCCCCGAGATAGCGGCCCAGGGCCGACACCACGCTGCTCGCGACGAGCGAGACCAGCAGCACGAACGCGATCGCGACCACGAGGCCGAACGACGCGGCGCGTGAACGCAGGAAATTCACGATCCCGCCCGAGGGCGGCGCCTTGAATCCCCAGATGCGATCCAGGTCCGTCTTCAGCTCCGCGAACACCGTCGTCGCGCTGAAGATCAGCACGACCAATCCCACCAGCGCGCCGATCGCTCCCCCTTCCGGCGTGCTCGCCGCGGCCAGCACCGAGCGCACGCCCTCCGCGCCCGTCTCTCCGAGCAAACCGCCGAGTTCACCCAATAGAACGGTGCGCGCCTGCTCCGGGCCGATCGCCATTCCCGCCACCATGATCACCAGGAGCAACAGGGGCGCCATCGAGAGCAGCGTGTAGAACGCGAGCGCCGCGCCCATGCTCGGGCCGCCGTCGTCGCGGAAGGCCTGCACCGAATCCGATAACAGGCGATAAAACGTGCGCGGGTGGTAAATGCGCCCGGTGTCGGGTGCTGTGCTGGGTATGATCGAGGCCATAAGCAGTCCAAAACGACCGGAGGAGGGATCCCATGTTTAGAGTCGCCAGCGCTGTATTGTTCCTCGGTATTTCCGCATCAGCGATCGCGCAGCAACCCCTGCCCGCCGGCGACGCCGCCAAGGCCGGGTTCTCGAAGGACGGACTCGCGCGCATCGACGCGTTCTGGGCCCGCGAGATCGAGGCCGGACGCATCCCCGGCGCCGTGGTCGCGGTCGCGCGCGACGGCAAGCTCATCCACTACAAGGCCTACGGTTTCCTCGACAAGGAAGCCGGCACGCCCATGCCGCTGAATGCCGTGTTCCAGCTCGCCTCGATGACGAAGGTGATGACCGCCGTCGGTGCGCTCACGCTGAACGAGCAGGGCCGCCTTCCGCTCAAGTCGCGCCTCGACGAGTACTACCCGCAGTTCGCGAAGATGAGCGTCGGCGTCGTCGGCGCGAACGGCGAGATCACGCCGGAGCCGCTGAAGAACCCGATCTACATCCACGACCTCTACCGCCACACGTCGGGCATCACGTACGGCTCGCGCGGCAACACGCCGGTGCACAAGCTCTACCCGGGCGGCTCGGCGGGCGCGGCGGTGCAGTACACGTCCACGGAGTTCGTCGACAAGCTCGCGTCGCTGCCGCTGATGTACCAGCCCGGGACGGTGTGGGACTACGGATTCTCGACCGATATGCTGGGCCTCGTGGTCGAGAAGGTGAGCGGCAAGCGCCTGGGCGAGTACCTCAAGGCCAACGTCTGGGACAAGGTGAAGATGCCGGACACCACGTTCAACATGCCGCCGACCAACCGCATCGCCAAGCCGCTCGCGAAGGACCCGCTCTCCGGCAAGCCCCAGGACATCGCGCTCCTCACGAAGGCCGCGAAGTTCGATTGCGGCGGCTCGTGCGCGTGGGCCTCGGTGGGCGACTACCTGCGCTTCGCGCAGATGCTCAACAACGGTGGCGTGATCGACGGGCAGCGCGTGCTCTCGCCGAAGACCGTGACCTTCATGACGAGCGACCACCTCGGCGCCAACATCAGGAACCAGGTGGCCGGCATCGAAGGCCATCGCGACGGTTACGGCTTCGGTCTCTCGGTCGCGGTTCGCCTGGTCGAGGGCGTCGCGGCCACGACCGGCACGCCGGGTGACTACACGTGGAACGGCGCCAACGGCACGCTCTTCTGGAACGACCCGGCCGAGAAGCTCACGGTGGTGGTGGGCACCGCGGGGCCTGGTGATATCCGCAAGTACTACCGCGAACAGATGGGCGCGCTGGTGTACGGGGCGATGACGGAGTCGCGGCGCGCGCGCTGAATCACGCGGGGCGAATCAACGGGTGGACCAGCCGAGCTGGATCCCGAAGTCCGGCAACCCGTTGAACGCGCCGAAGGCCTCGACGATCGAGAACTCGAACGTCGAATCTCCATAGCGGTGGCGGAATCCCACTTCGAGCTGGGACTTCCGCTGCCGCAACCCGCCGATCGCAGTGTCGTCGCTGTTGAGCGGGTAACGGTAGAGCGAGCCTTGCACGAAGCCGCGCGTTGCATCCGCGAGCGCGTATTCGTATCCGAGCATCATGCCCGGCGCGAGGCGATAGCCGCCTGTCTCGATGACGCCGCCGCCGCGGGAGTACGTGAGCGAAGCGCTCGCCGTTCCCACGTGCTTGCCCCACACGCCCTGCAGGGTTGCCTGGGTACCGACGTCCCATCCGCCGTTGGAGAGATACGCCCGGCGCCCGGCCACCGGGATCTTCATCGCCGCGTCGAGCACGAGGTTCCACGGCGCGGGGCGCTCGAACCACGAGTAGCGAACGCCGATCTCCGGATCGAGCAGGCCGCTCGAGGGCGCATCGAGCCGGGTCTGTGAATCGCCGTTCTGGAATTCGGTGAGGACGGTGAACAGGTTGCGCGGCACGGACGGGCGCAGGTAGTCGCGGAAACCGAACGCGCGGTGGAAGCCCTCGATCGTGGAATCCATGAAGCCGCCGGTATAGCCGATCACGCCGACCGTGCCGCGAATTCCCCAGTGCGCATCGAGCTGGCGGCGCACGGTGAAGTCGATCACGCCCAGCTCTCCGTCCACCAGGAACTTCTCGCCCTCGAGGCTGCGGATGAAGAGGAGGTCCGTGGCCGTGAACTGGCGCTGCGCCTGGCGGTTGGTGAAGTAGTCCTCGATGTTGGGGCTCATCGACCACGTGTTCTGGTAGCCGAGGTCCAGGCTGTAGCCCCAGCGGCCGGGCGCCGGCGTCTCGAGCGGGGGCTGCGGGAGGTCGACGCGGAGCACGCCGAACATCGAGAGGTCGCGCGCGCAAGCGTCAACGCTCGCGAGCGCCGCGAGGACGAACGCGGTGCGAAGAAAGCGCATCGGGTGTTCTAGCGGGCGGTGGTCTTGCGTTTTTCGTATTCGGCGACGGCCTTCGCGAGGTCGTCACGCTCCTCGCAACCCTGCGGGCAGAGCTGCACCAGCTTCGCGAGGTGTTCCTTCGCCTTGTCGGGCTTGTTGGCCATGAGGTAGGCCTCGCCGACGTATTCGTGCGCGCCCTTGTGCTGCGGGTTCAGCTGCAGCGCGTTGGCGTAGTGCTTGAAGGCCATGTCGAGGTTGCCGGACTTGCGGTACGAATAGCCGAGCAGGTTCTGGATATCGGCGTCCTTCGAATCGCGGCGCGCGGCGGCCTCGAGCGAGGTGATGGCCGACTTCCAGTCCTTGCGGTCGATGGCTTTCTTCGCCGCGTCGTAATCGTTGGCCGTGTCGAGGGCGCGGGGCTGGGATTCGGTGGCGTCGGCGAATGCCACGGCGGGCAGCGCGGCGGCGAATGCGAGGATCAGGGCGGCGGCGAGCTTCATGTCCCGGCGCTCAGTACGTGCGGCCGGTGCGGACGCCCGACTTCCACGGATCCCATTCGGCGATCGCCTTCTTCAGCGACTCGCGCTCCGGGCAGGTCTCGGTGCAGTACTTCTCGAGCGCCGCGAGGTGTTCCTTGGCCTGGTCGGGCTTGCCCGCCATCAGGAAGGCGCGCCCGACGTATTCATGCGCGCCGAGGTGACGGGGATTCAGCTCGAGCGCCTTCGAGTAATGCTTGAACGCGGAATCGAGGTCGCCCGACTTGCGGTAGGAGAACCCGAGCAAATTTTGCACGTCGGCGCTGTTGGGGTCGTTGCGCGCGGCGCTGTTCAGCGCGGCGATGGCCGACTTCCAGTCTTCCTTGGCGATGGCCTGCTTCGCGTATTGGTAGTCCGTGTTGGCGGCGGCGATCGAGCGCATTTCGGTCTCGGTGGGCGCGGCCAGGGCGAGCGGGGCGGCGGCGAGCAGGGCGAGGGCGCAGAGGCGTGCAAAGGAGGTCATGGTTCCACCGGGGGGCTGTTCGTGGGGGCTTCGGGAATGATACGCGCGAAGCCGCGAATCGGTTGTCACAATGCCCGCGACCCCCGGTGGAAGTAGATGCGGCTCGCGGCGTCGCGCACCACGCGGGTCCCGAGCAGGAGGTTGGCGAGGCCGTCGTGCTGGAAAGCGTCGAATGCGCGGCGCAGTAGCCGCTTGCCGCGGAAGCGCGGATAGCCGGCGGCGACGAGAGCGCCCGGATCGCTGGTCCGTCCCGCGAGGAAGGCGTCGATCGCGACACCTGCCGCTGCCCCGTGACGAAGCGCGGTATGGATGCCGCCCGCGGTCAGGGGCGACACGGTTCCCGCCGCGTCGCCAATCAGCAACACACGATCGGCATGCACGCGGCGCACGACACCGCCGCACGGGATCCATCCGGCGCGAACCGAGGCAGGCGTGGCCGAGCGAAAGTCGAACACGGGCGCGATTTTCTCGAGAAAAACTGCCATCGCCGCCTTCGCTTCGCGCGCCGCGCCGCCGCGTTCCCGTCGCGCGATGCCGACCTGCACCGAGCCCACGCCTGCGAACACCCAGCCCAGGTATCCCGGCGCGATCTTCCGGTCGATGAAGCAGTGCAGGCGGTCGGTGAGGCCGTGCTGTCGGTTGACGACACCGTGCCGTCCGTCGCCGCCAGACACGTTCGCAGCGTAGTCGTGCCCGTCGCCGTACTCATGCTCGATGCCGAAGAGGAACTCGCGGTTCACGCCGAGCCCGAACGCGCGCGCCACACGCGAAGTGGGTCCGTCCGCGCCGACGAGAAAGTGCGCGCGTCCGAGCCTTCCGAGCGTGAAGCCCTTCTCGAGCCGCCCCGCATGCTCGAACGCCGTCCGCCAGTGGATCTCCACGCCCGCATTCACGGCGCGAGCGGCCATCCACCGAAGAAGACCCGAGGTATCGGTGGCGAGGAAGTAGTAGCCCGGAGCATCGAGATCGATGTACTGCAGGTTCGGCGCGTGCAATCGAACGCCCTCTAGGCGGCGCGTGAGTGACGCGGGTAAGCCTTCGAGGATCCGGAAGCCTTCGGGAATCTGGGTACCTTCAAGGGGAATAGGGTCTTCGAGCGCCCCGGAACCTTCGACAGCTTCTTTTACCAGGAGCCCCGTGGTGTGCAACTTCTCGCCCGCGTCGCCTTTCCGTTCGAGCACGAGCACCCGGCGGCCCGCGTTTGCGAGCACCGTGGCGCAGGCGAGCCCTGCGAAGCTCGCGCCGACGATGGCGACGTCGAAGTCGCTCATGAGGGCGCCCTCCTGCGAGCATGCAGCTTCATACACTTAATAGACTTAAGTGCATGAAGCTGCATTTCGATCGAGGTGATCCCTATCACTCTCTCCGTTCGCGACACGTGAAAGCGGCGATCGCAACGGCGAGGTAGAGCAACGCGAAAGAAACGGTCCCGTAAAGCGCGCCCCGGAAGAGGAACACTCGAAGTGCGACGACGCCATTGAATGTCGTCGCGTCACCGGCCGCGAACGCGCTCGCAATGATCGCGGCAACGACGATGCAAGCGAGGAGGGCCGCGTATCGCCAACCGTCGCCCGATCCGCGAGCGGGCACCACGGGCTTCAACCAACCTCGATAGACGACGACGAGCACCGCCGTACCCACGATCGTGCTCAGTTCCTGGAGGCCGTGATAGAGGCCGATGGTCGTTCCGGGAAACGGTTGCTGCAGGAAGGGAAGCTGCTCAACAACCCATCCCGTGCCGTGCGTGCAGGCGTCCCACGCGATGTGCGTCCACGCGCCGAGCAGGATGGAAAGCGCGAGGACGGCGACTCCCATTGCGGGCCGACCGAGAAGGGGCGTAGGTGAAGCGAGAAGGGGCGCACGTGGATCGAGCGCCGCGCTCCAGGCCGCGCGATGCGGCTGCGGCAGCGCGAACACCAGCGGCTCGCGAAGTGCGTAGAGCAGCAGCAGCGCGATCAAGCCCAGCGGCACGCACGCGAGCACGGTGCCCGCGGGCGTATGCGCGAACTGCCCGAGGTCGAAGCGCAGGAGGTAGTACGGCATGTCCGGCGCCATGCTGCCCGCGACGAGTCCGGCGAAGCTCAGGCGCCCGCGGCTCCAGCGCTGGAGGGGCACGACGGCGGCGGCATGTGCGAGGGTCCACGGCATGCCGCGATCGTGGCCGCCAATCATGGCGGTGAACGGGCGGAAAAGTGAATTTTCACCGGCGCCGTGGCGCGCCCCGGGAGGCGCGGGGCGGCTATACTGGCCGCGGCCATTTCCCGGGGGAAGCGGAGTCGTGGCAGAAGCGGCACCAACGAAGCGGCTGGTCTCGTGTCCGTCGTGCGGAGCACCGCTGCGTTTTCGCGGTGCAACGTCGGTCGTCGCCGTCTGCGCCTATTGCAAGGCGACTCTCGTCCGCGACGGCGTCAACCTCGAGAACATCGGCAAGCAGGCCGAGCTGCTCGAGGACGACACGCCGATCCAGATCGGCGCCGAGGGCAAGCACCGCGGCGTGGGCTTCACCGTCGTCGGGCGCATCCAGTACAAGTACAGCGCCGGCGTGTGGAGCGAGTGGCACGTGCTCTTCCCCGGCAGCAAGGGCGCCTGGCTCTCGGATGCGAGCCGCGAGTACACGATCGCCTACCTCGTCCCGCCGCAGCCATTGCCCCCCTTCGAGCAGATGAAGCCGGGGCAGAACCTCATCGTGAAGGGCGACAAGTGGTACGCGGGGGTCTACACCGTGACCAACGTCGACGCGGCCGAGGTGGTCGCCGGCCAGGGCGAGCTCCCGTTCCAGTTCAAGTCCGGCTGGAAGGCGAACGTGGTCGACCTTCGCGGCGACGGCGCGCGCTTCGCCACCATCGACTACTCCGAGACGCCGCCGCACCTCTACGTGGGCGAGAAGCTGCCGTTCGACACGTTCTCGTTCTCGAACCTGCGCGATCCGGACCGCATTGGGTTCACCAAGGGCACCGCGCTCGCGTTCAAGTGCGCGGGCTGCGGCGCTCCGATCGAGAAGCGCCTCACGACGACCGAGGTCGTGGCCTGCGACTCCTGCGGCTCGATCACCGACGTGAAGGGCACCATCGGCGAGCTCGTGCAGAAGAACACGCGCAACGAGATGGCGGGCCGGCCCTACATCCCGCTCGGCACCGTGGGACGCTGGAAGAACGTGCGCTACGAGGTCGTGGGCTTCATGCGCCGCACGATCCGCGTCGACGGCATTCCGTATACGTGGGGCGAGTACCTGCTGCACAACGTGGAGCAGGGCTACGCGTGGTTCACCGAATACAACGGCCACTTCAACTACGCGAAGACCGCGGCGGAGATCCCCAAGTCCACCAGCGTCATGATGTCGCGCGGCCCGGCAGTGCGTTACCTCGGCCACACGTTCGGGCATTTCTCGCGCTCCAAGCCGGCCGTCAGCTACCTCGTCGGCGAGTTCTACTGGATCGTGAAGCTGCAGGACGAGGCGATGTGCAACGACTACGTCGACCCGCCGCTCATGCTCTCGTCCGAATCGACGGGTAACGAGATCACGTGGACGATCGGCGAGTACGTCGAGGGCCCGGAGCTGTGGAAGGCGTTCGGCCTCAAGGGCAAGCCGCCCAAGCCCGTGGGCGTGGCGCCGAACCAGCCCTCGCCGCACAAGGGCAAGGTCGGGCGCTACTGGCTCGCGTTCCTCGCTTTCCTGGTGGTCGGGTTCTTCGCGCAGATGCTGTTCTCCATGCTGCAGTCGGCGATCCGACCGAACCCCATCGCGTTCAGCACGGCGCCGGGACAGACCACGCACACGGTGAGCCCCGTCTTCAAGCTGGGCGGCTTCGGCAGCAGTCGCGCGACGGTGCGTACCGAGACCTCGCTCAACGACCAATGGGTCTCGCTCACGATGCGTCTCGTGGAGGCCGACAACGGCCGCGCCTACGAGCTCAAGCGCTCCGTGGGCTACCAGAACGTGGGCGGCGGCCGCAGCGGCAGCAGCGACGACGTGGGCGAGATCCTCGGCGTTCCGCCCGGGCGCTACACGCTCGCCATCGACGCGCTGAGCCCTTCCGGAGCGCCCGCCACGCAGGGCAAGGTGCAGGTCTACCGCTCGAAGGTGGATTGGTCGAACTACTGGCTGTTCGCGTTCTTCCTGGTGCTCTGGCCATTGGGTGCCTGGGCGCGGTCCCATTCGTTCGAGAAGGAGCGCTGGTCGGAGAGCGACTATGCGCCGGGCGATGACGACGACGATGAAACGGGCACCGGCGGCCTGCTGAAGCAAGTGCTGGACGTGGTCGACGACGACTGAAGGAGACATCATGTTTCGCATGTATCTCGCATCTGCTGTCATCGCCTTCCTGTCGTACGGGACGGCGCAGTACAAGGGCTGGTCGATGTTCGCCTCGGAAGCGCAGGAGTTCGAGCGCCAGAAGGCGGGATCGTCGTCGTCGAGCTGGGGCCGCGGCAGCTCGGGCGGCGGCGGCTCCGGCGGTTCATCGGGTCACAAGTAGGCAACGCAAGGGAGAAGAGCCATGTTCGAGTACCTGAAGCCCGTAGCGCTCATCGGTTCCATCGTCTATTCGGTGATCGGGTTGCTCCTGGTCATCGTCGGGTTCGTCGTGATCGACAAGATCACGCCGTACGACCTGTGGAAGGAGCTGATCGAGAACCGCAACCAGCCGCTCGCCACCGTCGTGGCGGCATTCGTGCTCGCCATCGCGATCATCGTGGCCGCGGCGATCCACTAGTGTCCGAGCCCGTCACACCCGCGCAGGCGGGTGCCCAGACACCTCCGCTCCCAGGCGAGGTGCTGACCCGCGCCTTGCTCGGGTCGGTGTTCGTCATCGCCGCCTGCGGGCTCGTCTACGAGCTCATCGCGGCGGCGGCCTCCACCTACCTGCTGGGCGACTCGGTCACGCAATTCTCCGTCGTGATCGGCATCTA includes the following:
- a CDS encoding serine/threonine-protein kinase; amino-acid sequence: MTERPEKFGRFRVTSELGRGAMGVVYCAEDPSLGRTVAIKTIALTGSPQERDIHEARFLQEARAAGGIGHPAIITIYDVGREGDVAFIAMELLEGNELRDLIRWGTIAPPQAVAIAASVADGLAYAHERGVVHRDVKPGNIMVLKDGRVKVMDFGIARLGENAVKTQTGTLLGSPQYMSPEQIAGGQVDSRADIFSLGVVLYEMLTGAKPFAGEDVTQLLFSIANMAAKPPRHLQPSLPPVIDYIIARALKKNPDERYQTAAELASDLRSCAAEVAEAEITARAKPDDGTRTSPNAPPAPHDMPTQSSRPLPLSEEQVALRPSPRFDSVEGIARLAVFPLDASETKSRAGWTVPSAKVKRRRARQLAPLLGIWLVAVLAAIAIVLF
- a CDS encoding DUF3187 family protein yields the protein MRFLRTAFVLAALASVDACARDLSMFGVLRVDLPQPPLETPAPGRWGYSLDLGYQNTWSMSPNIEDYFTNRQAQRQFTATDLLFIRSLEGEKFLVDGELGVIDFTVRRQLDAHWGIRGTVGVIGYTGGFMDSTIEGFHRAFGFRDYLRPSVPRNLFTVLTEFQNGDSQTRLDAPSSGLLDPEIGVRYSWFERPAPWNLVLDAAMKIPVAGRRAYLSNGGWDVGTQATLQGVWGKHVGTASASLTYSRGGGVIETGGYRLAPGMMLGYEYALADATRGFVQGSLYRYPLNSDDTAIGGLRQRKSQLEVGFRHRYGDSTFEFSIVEAFGAFNGLPDFGIQLGWSTR
- a CDS encoding serine hydrolase domain-containing protein — encoded protein: MFRVASAVLFLGISASAIAQQPLPAGDAAKAGFSKDGLARIDAFWAREIEAGRIPGAVVAVARDGKLIHYKAYGFLDKEAGTPMPLNAVFQLASMTKVMTAVGALTLNEQGRLPLKSRLDEYYPQFAKMSVGVVGANGEITPEPLKNPIYIHDLYRHTSGITYGSRGNTPVHKLYPGGSAGAAVQYTSTEFVDKLASLPLMYQPGTVWDYGFSTDMLGLVVEKVSGKRLGEYLKANVWDKVKMPDTTFNMPPTNRIAKPLAKDPLSGKPQDIALLTKAAKFDCGGSCAWASVGDYLRFAQMLNNGGVIDGQRVLSPKTVTFMTSDHLGANIRNQVAGIEGHRDGYGFGLSVAVRLVEGVAATTGTPGDYTWNGANGTLFWNDPAEKLTVVVGTAGPGDIRKYYREQMGALVYGAMTESRRAR
- a CDS encoding PEGA domain-containing protein; protein product: MTPSPTPVYANVAYFRIPEFDTRTVAQQASEKESLEARLREATSGLPAGDRVVLDADEGAALVLFGDPERALEVTQAVYRKGPVHAGLNYGPLALSSRGSDARVFGDGLVGAAAAARFATPDRLLLTQDFAKALDATAPDRSSELETAGEFTDTRVRLHTFFTPNERKKRAGKRKVFFTALAGIAVILFAGVLAREAVQRFFPPPLATVKLLVKPRADIYVDGVNKGRTPPLTEIQVAGGKHVVELRSQGFAPLKVSINVQPGEQVTIAYNFTGAPKPSLWSDFKRKLGGS
- a CDS encoding DUF4184 family protein, producing MPWTLAHAAAVVPLQRWSRGRLSFAGLVAGSMAPDMPYYLLRFDLGQFAHTPAGTVLACVPLGLIALLLLYALREPLVFALPQPHRAAWSAALDPRAPLLASPTPLLGRPAMGVAVLALSILLGAWTHIAWDACTHGTGWVVEQLPFLQQPFPGTTIGLYHGLQELSTIVGTAVLVVVYRGWLKPVVPARGSGDGWRYAALLACIVVAAIIASAFAAGDATTFNGVVALRVFLFRGALYGTVSFALLYLAVAIAAFTCRERRE
- a CDS encoding tetratricopeptide repeat protein is translated as MKLAAALILAFAAALPAVAFADATESQPRALDTANDYDAAKKAIDRKDWKSAITSLEAAARRDSKDADIQNLLGYSYRKSGNLDMAFKHYANALQLNPQHKGAHEYVGEAYLMANKPDKAKEHLAKLVQLCPQGCEERDDLAKAVAEYEKRKTTAR
- a CDS encoding YkgJ family cysteine cluster protein produces the protein MAKPFPVPVRVYYDCRKCPGYCCTYSDIEITDYDIARLGKHFGLSPKQAEKKFTKLDDAKTAKILRHKQDKIFDSACMFFDQDKRCCTVYAVRPGVCRKYPAATHCGYYDFLRFERNQQDDKDYVALT
- a CDS encoding YihY/virulence factor BrkB family protein, with the translated sequence MASIIPSTAPDTGRIYHPRTFYRLLSDSVQAFRDDGGPSMGAALAFYTLLSMAPLLLLVIMVAGMAIGPEQARTVLLGELGGLLGETGAEGVRSVLAAASTPEGGAIGALVGLVVLIFSATTVFAELKTDLDRIWGFKAPPSGGIVNFLRSRAASFGLVVAIAFVLLVSLVASSVVSALGRYLGDAAWSEAVMHAVETLVSFGVTTLGFAAVYKLLPSQPIAWRDVWLGAAINALLFGIGKLVIGLYLGKSAVASSFGAAGTVVAVIVWVYWCSQIFFFGAEITKVNARRLNPDK
- a CDS encoding NAD(P)/FAD-dependent oxidoreductase, whose protein sequence is MSDFDVAIVGASFAGLACATVLANAGRRVLVLERKGDAGEKLHTTGLLVKEAVEGSGALEDPIPLEGTQIPEGFRILEGLPASLTRRLEGVRLHAPNLQYIDLDAPGYYFLATDTSGLLRWMAARAVNAGVEIHWRTAFEHAGRLEKGFTLGRLGRAHFLVGADGPTSRVARAFGLGVNREFLFGIEHEYGDGHDYAANVSGGDGRHGVVNRQHGLTDRLHCFIDRKIAPGYLGWVFAGVGSVQVGIARRERGGAAREAKAAMAVFLEKIAPVFDFRSATPASVRAGWIPCGGVVRRVHADRVLLIGDAAGTVSPLTAGGIHTALRHGAAAGVAIDAFLAGRTSDPGALVAAGYPRFRGKRLLRRAFDAFQHDGLANLLLGTRVVRDAASRIYFHRGSRAL
- a CDS encoding tetratricopeptide repeat protein, encoding MTSFARLCALALLAAAPLALAAPTETEMRSIAAANTDYQYAKQAIAKEDWKSAIAALNSAARNDPNSADVQNLLGFSYRKSGDLDSAFKHYSKALELNPRHLGAHEYVGRAFLMAGKPDQAKEHLAALEKYCTETCPERESLKKAIAEWDPWKSGVRTGRTY